Proteins found in one Mycoplasma sp. 1578d genomic segment:
- a CDS encoding HPr family phosphocarrier protein — protein sequence MKELTVIITDPIGLHARPASNLVTTATKFSSNIKLVHGTKEANLKSIMNVMALGVKSGAEVTFKVDGVDEEAALKAIEAVIEKENIAQK from the coding sequence ATGAAAGAATTAACAGTTATAATTACCGATCCTATTGGTTTACACGCACGTCCAGCTTCAAACTTAGTGACTACTGCAACTAAATTCTCATCAAATATTAAACTTGTTCACGGAACAAAAGAAGCCAATTTAAAATCAATTATGAATGTGATGGCTTTAGGTGTAAAAAGTGGAGCTGAAGTCACATTTAAAGTTGATGGAGTTGACGAAGAAGCTGCTTTAAAAGCAATTGAAGCAGTAATTGAAAAAGAAAACATTGCCCAAAAATAA
- the rnr gene encoding ribonuclease R: protein MKIEDIYKFIKNSKSKSFLEIARFFKIRPKDNHELNKILGVLQKECKVFRNEKDEYYAPELISTTSGVFYASSKGNYGFVDYDIDNENKTKQSVFIKPFNFNGAITNDIVQVNIYVNPHDPNKLTYGVITHILERKNDTIIGFIKNKNHTLYFLPTDLRFKNCTWALMPSEIKYKLNDLVIAKILKYDGKIVFISVEKVITNEADPMVFVKAYLESIKSPDGFPSSLASEIHDIPDDIYNEDLSQRVDLRNKLIVTIDGEDTKDFDDAINVKKLVNGNWKLGVYIADVSYYVREDTLLDQEALSRGTSTYLVDRVIPMLPEKLSNGICSLNPNQDRFVLACEMEIDSNGKNVSSKIFPAIINSKFRLTYKQVNNFYKTGLIDTPFHPELSEELSNMLEHAKELSLIIHAWKTQQGYIDFEIDEPKIKLDEHGFVKDIIVNKRGFSEVLIEDFMVRANEIVAQTLFDAKLPLLYRVHEIPNEEKLTTLTNSLEVVNLPTPEFKHYQITPKLFADFVEKVKTNRDDDFVKLLFLRTMQKAVYSHKNIKHFGLASDFYCHFTSPIRRYPDLVIHRIIRDYIIDKKPLDLDKLTAKLEHFANLNTASEQKAVQVERKVNDLKFAEYLKSKIGQSYKAQIFSVLNFGFFVEFDFKASGLVHKSNLFDGDFELNENSTKLFSKTKTYTIGDIVEVTVINVDLVEGKVDCVLTSQYEQYLNKVKKG, encoded by the coding sequence ATGAAAATTGAAGATATATACAAGTTTATAAAAAATTCAAAAAGCAAAAGTTTCCTTGAAATTGCCCGTTTTTTCAAAATTAGACCCAAGGATAATCATGAGCTAAATAAAATTTTAGGGGTCTTACAAAAAGAATGCAAGGTTTTTCGAAACGAAAAAGATGAATATTATGCTCCTGAATTAATTTCTACTACTTCAGGAGTTTTTTATGCTTCATCTAAAGGAAATTATGGGTTTGTTGATTATGATATTGACAATGAAAATAAAACTAAACAAAGTGTTTTTATTAAACCTTTTAATTTTAATGGTGCTATTACCAATGATATCGTGCAGGTTAATATTTATGTAAATCCGCATGACCCCAACAAGCTTACTTATGGAGTGATTACTCACATTTTAGAACGGAAAAACGACACAATTATTGGTTTTATTAAAAATAAAAATCACACATTGTACTTTTTACCGACTGATTTAAGATTTAAAAATTGCACCTGAGCATTAATGCCTTCAGAAATTAAATATAAATTAAATGATTTAGTGATTGCTAAAATTCTTAAATATGATGGCAAAATTGTCTTTATTAGTGTAGAAAAAGTGATTACAAATGAAGCTGACCCAATGGTTTTTGTTAAAGCTTATTTAGAATCTATTAAATCACCAGATGGATTTCCAAGTTCACTTGCAAGTGAAATTCATGATATTCCTGATGATATTTATAATGAAGATTTATCGCAACGAGTTGATTTAAGAAATAAGCTTATTGTCACAATTGATGGTGAAGATACTAAAGACTTTGATGATGCTATAAATGTGAAAAAGCTTGTAAATGGAAACTGAAAATTAGGCGTTTATATTGCTGATGTTTCTTATTATGTTAGAGAAGACACCTTACTTGATCAAGAAGCTCTTTCACGCGGAACTAGTACTTATTTAGTTGATCGTGTCATTCCTATGCTTCCTGAAAAATTATCAAATGGAATTTGTTCGCTTAATCCGAACCAAGATCGTTTTGTACTTGCTTGTGAAATGGAGATTGATTCAAACGGGAAAAATGTTTCAAGCAAAATTTTTCCAGCCATAATTAATAGTAAATTTAGATTAACTTACAAACAAGTTAATAACTTTTATAAAACAGGTTTAATAGATACTCCATTTCACCCTGAATTAAGTGAGGAATTGTCTAATATGCTTGAGCACGCTAAGGAGTTAAGTTTAATTATTCATGCTTGAAAAACTCAGCAAGGATACATTGATTTTGAAATTGATGAACCCAAAATTAAACTTGATGAACATGGTTTTGTAAAAGATATTATCGTTAATAAACGTGGATTTAGTGAAGTACTAATTGAAGACTTTATGGTACGGGCTAATGAAATAGTTGCTCAAACCTTGTTTGATGCTAAATTACCCCTTTTATATCGGGTGCACGAAATTCCAAACGAAGAAAAACTCACTACGCTTACTAATTCACTAGAAGTGGTTAATTTACCAACTCCTGAGTTTAAGCATTATCAAATTACTCCTAAATTATTTGCTGATTTTGTTGAAAAAGTTAAAACCAATCGTGATGATGATTTTGTGAAATTATTATTTTTAAGAACCATGCAAAAAGCAGTTTATTCACACAAAAACATTAAACACTTTGGTCTGGCTAGTGATTTTTACTGTCATTTTACCTCTCCAATTCGTCGCTATCCAGATTTAGTAATCCATCGGATTATTAGGGATTATATTATTGATAAAAAACCCCTTGATCTTGACAAGCTTACAGCTAAACTAGAACATTTTGCAAATCTTAATACCGCTAGTGAACAAAAAGCCGTTCAAGTTGAAAGAAAGGTGAACGATTTAAAGTTCGCCGAATATTTAAAAAGCAAAATTGGACAAAGTTATAAGGCTCAAATTTTTAGTGTTTTAAATTTTGGTTTCTTTGTTGAATTTGATTTTAAAGCTAGTGGATTAGTGCATAAAAGTAATTTATTTGACGGTGATTTTGAATTAAACGAAAATTCAACTAAATTATTTAGCAAAACAAAAACATATACCATTGGTGATATTGTTGAAGTTACTGTTATTAATGTTGATTTAGTTGAAGGAAAAGTTGATTGCGTTCTCACCTCACAATATGAACAATATTTAAATAAAGTAAAAAAAGGATAA
- a CDS encoding ABC transporter permease, with product MHKKFSFVSFDNSNIDQLGQMQQTNHSLIKKFFKNKLNLSLIILLAGLLLIIWITNLSYQSSSYTPMHDSFLTYNLPSSLSPITTRTFDKGSFTDYLFKLQAQGTITLDRIKNFQSTYTLTYNPYQLIQAITNQKLFYLLGTNQNGVDNLAILLNSFSLTFLILIISTLIQGVLGIYIGTTLGYFYQGKTSKVSFWAISVFMIIPFLFLNIIIFNLTGYSFTKAILILGLIGFFSIFYFAYNNAVLVVQKQYILAYRVLGLSSWKIIYRIVKVNFFTCLPLLAEQLSLGLIALASLSFFNIKDIYQYSNIGNLYKQIIDNPSNISLFVCTFIISILFIILLKLIASKIAHNFWNR from the coding sequence ATGCATAAAAAGTTTTCGTTTGTTTCTTTTGATAATTCAAATATTGATCAACTCGGACAAATGCAACAAACCAACCATTCATTGATTAAAAAGTTTTTTAAAAATAAACTTAATTTAAGTCTAATTATTCTACTCGCTGGATTGCTTTTAATTATCTGAATTACAAATTTATCATATCAAAGTTCTAGCTATACACCAATGCATGATAGTTTTTTAACTTACAATCTTCCTTCTTCACTATCACCAATAACAACAAGAACCTTTGACAAAGGTTCGTTCACAGATTATTTATTTAAACTTCAAGCTCAAGGCACTATTACTTTAGATAGAATTAAAAATTTTCAATCAACTTATACTCTAACTTATAATCCATATCAACTTATTCAAGCAATTACTAATCAAAAACTTTTTTATTTACTTGGAACAAATCAAAACGGAGTTGATAATCTAGCTATTCTACTTAATTCTTTTTCACTAACCTTTTTAATATTGATCATATCCACACTAATTCAGGGAGTTTTAGGAATTTATATCGGTACTACTTTAGGATATTTTTACCAAGGTAAAACATCTAAAGTATCATTTTGAGCGATTAGTGTTTTTATGATTATTCCATTTTTATTCTTGAACATTATTATTTTTAATTTAACTGGATATTCATTTACTAAAGCAATTTTAATTTTAGGTCTAATTGGATTTTTCTCTATTTTCTACTTTGCATATAACAATGCTGTTCTTGTGGTACAAAAGCAATATATCCTTGCTTATCGGGTTTTAGGATTGAGTTCGTGAAAAATTATTTATCGAATTGTTAAGGTGAACTTTTTTACTTGCTTACCACTTTTAGCTGAGCAGCTTTCTCTCGGATTGATTGCCCTTGCTTCGTTATCTTTTTTTAATATAAAAGATATTTATCAATATTCAAATATTGGGAATTTATACAAACAAATTATTGATAACCCTTCAAATATTAGTTTATTTGTTTGTACTTTTATCATTTCCATTTTATTTATTATTTTATTAAAGTTAATAGCAAGTAAAATTGCTCATAACTTTTGAAATAGATAG
- a CDS encoding tRNA1(Val) (adenine(37)-N6)-methyltransferase — protein sequence MIKDLPEELKHRKLIKNSLGFNSNLWVYQDKDMFNYSVDTILLGNFIYLNKKITRALEIGTNNAALSIFVASRSEKLKIDALEIQDSASRLAQFNVKINQLDKQIKIINADFNDFYKDLTKTATRKYQSIFCNPPFYHFDKTKVSKKASSEKLIATHEIKMTLEQLIQGCSKIIEQKGFLTLVMPIERLVDLFELLRKYKFEPKRIQFIYTRIQDKAKFVLLEARYQAGWGSHFLPNLYLHDSNNKIDHEYLPEIKELYKPIKI from the coding sequence GTGATAAAAGACTTGCCAGAAGAGCTCAAACACCGGAAATTAATCAAAAATTCATTAGGCTTTAATTCTAATTTGTGAGTTTATCAAGATAAAGATATGTTCAATTATTCGGTTGATACTATTTTGCTTGGTAATTTTATTTATTTAAATAAAAAAATTACTCGAGCTTTAGAAATAGGTACCAATAATGCCGCCTTATCAATATTTGTAGCTTCGCGGAGCGAGAAATTAAAAATTGATGCTCTTGAAATTCAAGACAGTGCAAGCCGATTGGCACAATTTAACGTGAAAATAAATCAATTAGATAAACAAATTAAAATCATTAATGCTGATTTTAATGATTTTTATAAAGATTTAACTAAAACAGCTACCCGTAAATATCAAAGCATTTTCTGCAACCCACCTTTTTATCACTTTGATAAAACTAAAGTTTCAAAAAAGGCTTCTAGCGAAAAACTCATTGCCACTCATGAAATTAAAATGACACTAGAGCAACTTATTCAAGGGTGTTCGAAAATTATTGAGCAAAAAGGTTTTTTAACCTTGGTTATGCCAATTGAGCGTTTAGTTGATTTGTTTGAATTATTAAGAAAATATAAATTTGAACCAAAGAGAATTCAATTTATATACACAAGAATTCAAGATAAAGCGAAATTTGTGCTCTTAGAAGCTCGCTATCAAGCTGGTTGAGGATCACATTTTTTACCAAATTTGTATCTGCACGATTCAAACAATAAAATCGATCATGAATATTTACCTGAAATTAAAGAATTATATAAACCAATTAAAATATAG
- the metG gene encoding methionine--tRNA ligase → MTKTFFITTPIYYASGNLHIGHLYTTTLAWVIANYKKMQGYDVKFLTGSDEHGLKIEQKAIQVNKTPQQYVDELTVQYQKMWSDFGIEYDFYSRTTNLTHKAIVQKIFNYFLEKGFVYKGSYQGLYSVSDEEFLTPTQAIERNGKYYHPTSDHELEWVSEESYFFKMSMFGQWLLEYIDSNEDFVAPDKIKNEIKNNFLLKGLEDLSLSRTNVQWGIKIDKDPKHTLYVWLDALCNYITALGYEPFVSKQSQNFMQYWASENAQIVHIIGKEIARFHVIYWPIFLKALNLKQPSKIQSHGWIITPTGKMSKSKNNVVDPYELLSKYHREMIKYFFVSQISLGEDGIFDEKRFIDTINADLVNNFGNLVSRTLKMITNSFNQPLIYQTTENKHDQQIETQILSSLNSYQEYFDNLQTDKALKVAINLSSELNKYIDLTQPWTLKEDLPRLEQILVRLLNGIYAVNCYLSVVLQEKSQEVSQALKLQEIRLELINDFSKFDKVQTGKPIILFNRIK, encoded by the coding sequence ATGACAAAAACTTTTTTTATCACTACTCCAATTTATTATGCCAGTGGCAATTTGCATATTGGTCACTTATATACTACTACTCTTGCATGAGTAATTGCTAATTATAAAAAAATGCAAGGATATGATGTGAAATTTTTAACCGGAAGCGATGAACACGGTTTAAAAATTGAACAAAAAGCTATTCAAGTTAATAAGACGCCGCAACAATATGTGGATGAATTAACTGTACAATACCAAAAAATGTGAAGTGATTTTGGGATTGAATATGATTTTTATTCACGAACAACTAATCTAACTCATAAAGCAATAGTACAAAAGATTTTTAACTATTTTTTAGAAAAAGGGTTTGTTTATAAAGGTTCATATCAAGGTTTATATTCAGTTAGTGATGAAGAGTTTTTAACTCCAACCCAAGCAATTGAGCGAAATGGCAAATATTATCATCCCACTAGTGATCATGAATTAGAGTGAGTTTCTGAAGAAAGTTATTTTTTCAAAATGAGTATGTTTGGACAATGGCTTTTAGAATACATTGATTCAAATGAAGATTTTGTTGCTCCAGACAAAATTAAAAACGAGATTAAGAATAATTTTTTACTCAAAGGACTTGAAGATTTATCACTTTCACGGACAAATGTTCAATGAGGAATTAAAATTGATAAAGATCCAAAGCACACATTATACGTGTGATTAGATGCATTATGCAATTACATTACTGCTCTTGGTTATGAGCCGTTTGTATCAAAACAAAGTCAAAACTTTATGCAATATTGAGCAAGTGAAAATGCACAAATTGTACACATAATCGGAAAAGAGATTGCTCGCTTTCATGTGATTTATTGACCTATTTTTCTCAAAGCTCTAAACCTTAAACAACCAAGTAAAATTCAATCACACGGTTGAATTATTACTCCTACTGGAAAAATGTCTAAATCTAAAAACAATGTAGTTGATCCTTATGAATTATTAAGTAAATATCACAGAGAAATGATTAAATACTTTTTTGTCAGTCAAATTAGCCTTGGAGAAGATGGTATTTTTGATGAGAAAAGATTTATTGACACAATTAATGCTGATTTAGTTAATAATTTTGGTAATTTAGTTTCACGAACTTTAAAAATGATTACCAATAGTTTTAATCAACCTTTAATTTATCAAACAACAGAAAATAAACATGATCAACAAATTGAAACACAAATATTAAGTTCTTTAAATTCTTATCAAGAGTATTTCGATAATCTTCAAACCGATAAAGCTTTAAAAGTAGCAATAAATTTATCAAGTGAACTAAACAAATATATTGATCTTACTCAACCTTGAACTTTAAAAGAAGATTTACCAAGATTAGAACAAATTTTAGTTAGACTTTTAAACGGCATTTATGCAGTAAATTGTTATTTAAGCGTTGTTCTTCAAGAAAAATCACAAGAAGTATCACAAGCTTTAAAACTACAAGAAATCAGATTAGAATTAATTAATGATTTTAGTAAGTTTGATAAAGTTCAAACTGGCAAACCAATTATTTTATTCAATCGAATTAAATAA
- the secG gene encoding preprotein translocase subunit SecG, whose product MGILTILLIIISFFIIVISLLMSPDSNGFSGALVGSGDLELFKVSKERGVKKILKYSMMILGALVLIGSIVLRIYFVK is encoded by the coding sequence ATGGGTATTTTAACAATTTTATTAATTATAATTTCCTTCTTTATTATTGTAATTTCACTATTAATGTCACCAGATTCTAACGGTTTTTCAGGTGCTTTGGTTGGATCTGGAGACTTGGAATTATTTAAAGTATCAAAAGAAAGAGGAGTTAAGAAAATTCTAAAATATTCAATGATGATCTTAGGTGCATTAGTGCTTATTGGTTCAATTGTTCTTAGAATTTATTTTGTTAAATAA
- the tsf gene encoding translation elongation factor Ts, whose protein sequence is MADSKLEKIKELRARTNSALVDVRKALEVTDYNMDAAIAWLKENGIVKAAKKAGRIAAEGVVSAFGDRNSAILVEINSETDFVVKNEKFIKLVNEITPAIFMAGASTLEEALSVKLSDNQTVNEALIDATAVIGEKISLRRIMRIKASTDQVLGIYVHANNQVAAVVVVKGVNAEAARNVAMHVSAMNPEFTLVSEVPTERIEEIKNGLEKPAGFDQKPLKVQETILQGQLNKQLSEFVLEKQPFVMDDGVTVAKYLANSSSSLVKSIRFEVGEGIEKVQSNFAEEVAAAANLK, encoded by the coding sequence ATGGCCGATTCAAAATTAGAAAAAATTAAAGAACTTAGAGCAAGAACTAATTCTGCTCTTGTTGACGTGCGCAAAGCACTTGAAGTGACAGACTATAATATGGACGCTGCAATTGCCTGGTTAAAAGAAAACGGAATTGTTAAAGCTGCTAAAAAAGCAGGACGCATTGCTGCTGAAGGTGTAGTAAGTGCTTTTGGAGACCGGAATAGTGCGATTCTTGTGGAAATTAATTCAGAAACTGACTTTGTTGTTAAAAACGAAAAATTTATCAAGTTAGTTAACGAAATTACTCCTGCTATTTTTATGGCTGGAGCATCTACACTTGAAGAAGCATTATCAGTTAAATTGTCTGATAATCAAACAGTAAATGAAGCCTTAATTGACGCTACTGCTGTTATTGGAGAAAAAATTTCTCTTAGACGGATTATGCGAATTAAGGCATCTACAGATCAAGTTTTAGGAATTTATGTTCATGCAAATAACCAAGTTGCAGCTGTTGTAGTTGTAAAAGGTGTAAATGCTGAAGCTGCCAGAAATGTTGCAATGCACGTTTCTGCGATGAACCCTGAATTTACTCTTGTTTCAGAAGTACCAACTGAAAGAATAGAAGAAATTAAAAATGGTCTAGAAAAACCAGCAGGTTTTGATCAAAAACCATTAAAAGTCCAAGAAACAATTTTACAAGGGCAATTAAACAAACAATTATCAGAGTTTGTGTTAGAAAAACAGCCTTTTGTTATGGATGATGGGGTAACTGTTGCTAAATATTTAGCTAACAGTTCAAGTTCTTTAGTAAAATCAATTAGATTTGAAGTTGGAGAAGGAATTGAAAAAGTTCAATCTAACTTTGCTGAAGAAGTAGCAGCCGCTGCAAATTTAAAATAA
- a CDS encoding ABC transporter permease, which translates to MKTLNIVLKKGLWGLVSLFLMLSLSFFILSFIISPFGNILSNYFAYLVSIITFKFGWILNTNNANSFDSVSYFYNFYFAKSLLLIIPSFVVSFLFGIVFGSASAYIKNKYLDNFIVAFLHLFSSLPIFILAPILIIYSEQINWPSLIIEPGEYALGSVIQSLFFPNLLIFVVCVSFFALKVKESTSQVLNQTYIKFARAKGVSEIKIFFNHVLKNSFVNFASSITVLYAFVLSYSIIVERVFQLQGQSIILINAFDQGEMYLILYFIFSTVISIIVFQLFIELILVWANPVYKDNVYQAIFNFKRRQNA; encoded by the coding sequence ATGAAAACATTAAACATAGTACTAAAAAAAGGATTATGAGGACTTGTTTCTTTATTTTTAATGCTAAGTCTTTCTTTTTTTATTTTGTCTTTTATTATTTCACCGTTTGGTAATATATTAAGCAATTATTTTGCTTATTTAGTTTCAATTATCACTTTTAAATTTGGCTGAATTCTCAATACAAATAATGCTAATTCATTTGATAGCGTATCTTATTTTTATAACTTTTATTTTGCCAAGAGTTTATTACTAATCATCCCTTCATTTGTGGTTTCTTTTTTATTTGGAATTGTTTTTGGGAGCGCTAGTGCTTATATTAAAAATAAATATTTAGATAATTTTATTGTGGCATTTTTGCATTTATTTTCGTCATTACCAATTTTTATTTTAGCTCCTATTTTAATTATTTATTCAGAACAAATCAATTGACCTTCGCTCATAATCGAACCAGGTGAATATGCGTTAGGATCTGTGATTCAAAGCTTATTTTTTCCTAATTTACTCATTTTTGTGGTTTGTGTATCCTTTTTTGCTCTCAAAGTCAAAGAATCTACTAGTCAAGTTCTTAATCAAACATACATAAAATTTGCTCGAGCAAAAGGGGTAAGTGAAATAAAAATTTTCTTTAATCATGTCCTTAAAAATAGCTTTGTCAATTTTGCTTCTTCGATTACTGTATTATATGCTTTTGTACTTTCGTACTCAATAATTGTGGAAAGAGTATTTCAACTTCAGGGACAAAGTATTATTTTAATTAATGCTTTTGATCAAGGCGAAATGTATTTAATTTTATATTTTATTTTTTCGACAGTAATTTCAATCATTGTATTTCAACTCTTTATAGAATTGATCTTAGTATGAGCAAATCCAGTTTATAAAGATAATGTTTATCAAGCTATTTTTAATTTCAAAAGGAGACAAAATGCATAA
- a CDS encoding OppA family ABC transporter substrate-binding lipoprotein: MKYKKLFWLFSPILLTPFLVACTSPSQIKKKQNYLRNYNYPNQYANGILPIFENKKVQNDIEKALFAPLLKYNSFDNLIVDKVNNVIAQSSKSHLSFYLAKSIELNFDNKTSLTYTNDNFINNTNRSNQYITNLSSNDITSINHPDLWTNMKKATSIVFEIKDNVYYSKYNGQQTQIKLSAQDLISNLTPQIKQIFENNYGVTLSGKGNLLTIISTKKLADNFIKHELMQNMIFNPFPSLNQGKGNFQDWLYVSKYLPYINRIDSLKLIKNKFSADDKFNQALNTIEEISLKFNPTPLDIETFRIQQLRSFRQNLISEAPFEIFNNIQKEDILSRSRQYGLREFFKNNNLQINQHFFFANSFDPQKSDKFNTDFKNFYFQNNQNAYLFRYYLSRIYSLFARAIYLDNEYYWNSLALPLTQLNNNANEQSNIKTLSDAYTQINQQDIYFYSKNTEKKVNYFDLRNYYFDQNHILDFNKALPNIEFDQIKNELNLIINQYLAGSNQEFIFSVPILDTNSERENTLYQYYVDLVNTISPHLKSKLEQVSQQYLEKNNYFISYQIFEYQDNSLESFIKFIWENPLTNVYLNPQNSFNNYPILSSINFDLQKALQIVKTKDLKSQINLINELNNLIPLPFDPKNVDNSKSLSKIIVQNYYQFPLSSDGIINFEDITI, from the coding sequence ATGAAATATAAAAAACTTTTTTGGCTATTTTCTCCAATTTTATTGACTCCTTTTTTAGTTGCATGTACATCCCCTTCGCAAATTAAAAAGAAGCAAAATTACTTGCGTAATTATAATTATCCAAATCAATATGCTAACGGAATCCTACCAATTTTTGAGAATAAAAAAGTTCAAAATGATATTGAAAAAGCTCTTTTTGCGCCTCTTCTAAAATACAATTCTTTTGATAATTTAATTGTTGATAAAGTTAATAACGTGATTGCTCAATCATCAAAAAGTCATTTATCTTTTTATTTGGCTAAATCAATTGAACTAAATTTTGATAATAAAACATCATTAACCTATACAAATGACAATTTTATTAATAATACTAATCGTTCAAATCAATATATAACTAATCTTTCATCTAATGACATCACTTCAATTAATCACCCTGATCTTTGAACCAATATGAAAAAAGCAACAAGTATTGTCTTTGAGATTAAGGATAATGTTTATTACTCAAAATACAATGGACAACAAACTCAAATTAAATTAAGTGCTCAAGATTTAATTTCAAACTTAACTCCACAAATTAAGCAAATATTTGAAAATAATTATGGTGTTACATTAAGTGGCAAAGGCAATTTACTTACCATTATTTCGACTAAAAAATTAGCCGATAATTTTATTAAACATGAATTAATGCAAAATATGATTTTCAACCCTTTTCCTTCTTTAAATCAGGGCAAAGGCAATTTTCAAGATTGATTATATGTTTCTAAATATTTACCTTATATTAATCGAATTGACTCTCTAAAATTAATTAAAAACAAATTTTCTGCTGACGATAAATTTAATCAAGCATTAAACACAATTGAAGAGATTTCATTAAAATTTAATCCAACTCCATTAGATATTGAAACATTTAGAATTCAACAATTACGTTCATTTCGACAAAATTTAATTTCTGAAGCTCCATTCGAAATATTTAACAATATTCAAAAGGAAGATATTTTAAGTCGTTCACGACAATATGGTTTGAGAGAGTTTTTTAAAAATAATAACTTACAAATTAATCAGCACTTTTTCTTTGCTAATTCTTTCGATCCACAAAAATCAGATAAATTCAACACTGATTTTAAAAACTTTTATTTTCAAAACAATCAAAATGCTTATTTATTTCGCTATTATTTAAGTCGAATTTATTCATTATTTGCTCGAGCAATTTATTTGGATAATGAATATTACTGAAATTCACTTGCATTACCATTAACTCAACTAAATAACAATGCAAATGAGCAAAGCAATATCAAAACTTTAAGTGATGCATATACTCAAATCAATCAACAAGATATTTATTTTTATTCAAAAAACACAGAAAAAAAAGTTAATTATTTTGATTTGAGAAATTATTATTTTGACCAAAATCATATTTTAGATTTTAATAAGGCATTACCAAATATTGAATTTGATCAAATTAAGAACGAACTTAATTTGATCATTAATCAATATTTGGCTGGATCTAATCAAGAATTTATTTTTTCAGTCCCAATTTTAGATACTAATTCAGAGCGAGAAAATACTTTATATCAATACTATGTAGATTTAGTAAATACCATTTCTCCACATTTAAAATCTAAATTAGAACAAGTTTCTCAGCAATACCTTGAGAAAAATAATTATTTTATTAGCTATCAAATTTTTGAATATCAGGATAATTCACTTGAAAGTTTTATTAAATTTATTTGAGAAAATCCATTAACAAATGTTTATTTAAATCCTCAGAATTCCTTTAATAATTATCCAATTCTCAGTTCAATTAACTTTGATTTACAAAAAGCTCTGCAAATTGTTAAAACTAAAGATCTGAAAAGTCAAATTAATTTAATTAATGAATTGAACAATTTAATTCCACTTCCTTTTGATCCCAAGAACGTTGATAATTCAAAAAGTCTTTCAAAAATCATTGTGCAAAATTATTATCAGTTCCCACTATCCAGTGATGGAATAATTAATTTTGAAGATATTACAATCTAA
- the rpsB gene encoding 30S ribosomal protein S2, whose amino-acid sequence MENKESKKTVAEKPVKPQTPIVSKDKLLEAGAYFGHKVKDWNPKMKEYLVPNKRNKGSHIIDLTKTQKYLEFAYSLVNKLASKNASFIFVGTKKQAKKAIQEAAQRVGAHYVSERWLGGTLTNNRTIMSSVKTMDELEAKKAQGYKGYTKKEALEFDKKLEKLHKNLDGIKNMKSLPQIMIVADPIEDAIAVKEAKRKKIKVISLLDSNANPDSVDFGIPANDDSAKSITLIITILADAIAKAQNKEQLYAYQPDEKVVLPEFQPKKVEELVTSTN is encoded by the coding sequence ATGGAAAATAAAGAAAGTAAAAAAACTGTTGCTGAAAAGCCAGTTAAACCGCAAACTCCGATCGTTTCAAAAGACAAACTTTTAGAAGCAGGAGCTTACTTTGGGCACAAAGTTAAAGATTGAAATCCAAAAATGAAGGAATACCTAGTTCCTAATAAAAGAAACAAAGGTTCTCACATTATTGATTTAACTAAAACTCAAAAATACTTAGAATTTGCTTATTCATTAGTAAATAAATTAGCTTCAAAAAACGCTTCATTTATTTTTGTTGGTACTAAAAAACAAGCCAAAAAAGCAATCCAAGAAGCCGCTCAAAGAGTTGGTGCACACTATGTTTCAGAAAGATGGCTTGGTGGTACATTGACTAATAATCGTACAATTATGTCAAGCGTAAAAACAATGGATGAACTTGAAGCCAAAAAAGCACAAGGATACAAAGGTTACACTAAAAAAGAAGCTCTTGAGTTTGATAAAAAATTAGAAAAACTTCACAAAAACCTTGATGGTATCAAAAATATGAAGTCATTACCACAAATTATGATTGTGGCTGACCCTATTGAAGATGCTATCGCTGTTAAAGAAGCAAAGAGAAAGAAAATTAAAGTTATTTCACTTCTTGACTCGAATGCCAACCCAGATTCAGTTGATTTTGGAATTCCTGCAAATGATGATTCAGCAAAATCAATCACACTTATTATCACAATTTTAGCTGATGCAATTGCTAAAGCTCAAAATAAAGAACAACTTTACGCATATCAACCAGATGAAAAAGTTGTTTTACCAGAATTTCAACCTAAAAAAGTTGAAGAACTAGTTACATCAACTAATTAA